A segment of the uncultured Desulfobulbus sp. genome:
CCCCTGCTCGTTGTAGACAATGCGCATATCGCGGCCGCCAAGGACGTAGGAGGGCCGCATGACCACCGGAAAACCGATCTCCCGGGCCACGGCCAACGCCTCTTCCAGGTTGTGGGCCGTGCCGTTGGCCGGTTGCCGCAAACCGAGTTTCTGGAGAAACTGCTGGAAGCGCTTTCGGTCCTCGGCGCGGTCGATGGCATCCGGCGGTGTGCCGACAATGGGCACGCCTGCCAGGGACAGGGGCACGGCCAGGTTGAGCGGCGTCTGACCGCCGAACTGAACGATGACCCCGTCCGGCTTCTCCCGCTCGATGATGTTGAGCACGTCCTCGCGGGTCAACGGCTCGAAATAGAGTTTGTCCGAGGTGTCGTAGTCGGTGGATACGGTCTCCGGATTGGAGTTGACCATGATCGACTCGACCCCGATCTCGTGCAGGGCAAAGGAGGCATGGACGCAGCAGTAGTCGAATTCGATCCCCTGGCCGATGCGGTTGGGACCGCCGCCAAGGATCATGATCTTTTTGCGGTCGCTGCGGCTGGACTCGTCTTCCTGCTCGTAGGTGGAGTAGTAGTAGGGGGTGTACGACTCAAACTCGGCCGCACAGGTGTCGACCAGTTTGTAGGCCGGTTCAAGACCCAGATTGATGCGGAGGGAACGAATATCATCCTCCGAGGTGCCGGTGAGGTGAGCCAGCTGCACATCGGAAAATCCGAACTGCTTCACCTCATAGAGAAACTCCTTGTTCAGACCGACAAATCCACGGGAACGGATCTCCTCGCCCTTGTCCACCAGTTGTTTAAAGTTATGCAGGAACCAGGGATCGATTTGACAGAGTTCATAGATCCGTTCGATCGAGATCCCGCGGCGCAGGGCCTCGAAAATATGGTTGATCCGTTTGGAGTTGGGCCGGGTCAGGCCGCGCTCCAGATCGTCCTGGTGCATCTCGCTCAGATCGACCTTGCCGTCAAAGCCAAAGCCCATCCGACCGATCTCCAGGGAACGCATGCCCTTTTGAAAGGCCTCCTTGAAGGTTCGTCCGATGGCCATGGTCTCGCCCACCGATTTCATCGCGGTGGTGAGGATATCCTCGGCCTCGGGGAATTTTTCAAAGGTCCAGCGGGGGATCTTGACCACGCAGTAGTCGATGGTCGGCTCGAAGGAGGCGTAGGTCTCGCGGGTGATATCGTTTTTGATTTCATCCAGGGTGTAGCCAACCGCCAGCTTGGCCGCGATCTTGGCGATCGGGAAGCCGGTGGCCTTGGAGGCCAAGGCCGAGGAGCGGGAGACGCGCGGGTTCATCTCAATGACCATCAGCTCGCCGTCGGCCGGGTTGACCGCAAACTGGACGTTGGAGCCGCCGGTCTCGACCCCGATCTCACGGATGATGGCGATGGCGGCATCACGCATCTCCTGGTACTCGCGGTCGGTCAGGGTCTGGGCCGGCGCTACGGTGATGGAGTCACCGGTATGCACGCCCATGGCATCCACGTTCTCGATTGAGCAGATGATGACGACGTTGTCGTTCCTGTCGCGCATGACCTCCAGCTCGTACTCCTTCCAGCCGAGCAGGGAGCGCTCGAGCATGACCTCGTTGGTCATGGACAGATCGATGCCGGCAGTGGCCATCTTGTTGAGTTCGGCCCGATTGTAGGCCACGCCGCCACCGGTGCCGCCGAGGGTGAAGCTCGGACGGACGATGATCGGGAAACCGATCCGCTCGCCGGCGGCCATGGCCTCCTCAATGGTGTGGACAATGGCCGACTCAGGAACCTTGAGCCCAATCTTGCGCATGGCATCACGGAACTCCTCGCGTCCCTCGGCCTTGCGGATGACGTCGATGTTGGCGGCGAGCAACTCGACCCCGTACTTTTCAAGCACCCCCAGCTGCGCGACCTTGATCGCGGTGTTGAGACCGGTCTGGCCGCCCAGGGTCGGCAGGAGGGCATCGGGCCGCTCGCGCTCGATGACCTTGGCCACGCATTCCGGTGTGATCGGTTCGATGTAGGTGCGGTCCGCCAGGCCGGGATCGGTCATGATCGTGGCCGGGTTGGAGTTGATCAGCACCACCTCGTAGCCCTCTTCCTTGAGGGCCTTGACCGCCTGGGCTCCGGAGTAATCGAACTCGCAGGCCTGGCTGATGATAATCGGCCCGGAGCCGATGATAAGTATCTTTTTAATATCTGTGCGTTTAGGCATCGTTTGTCTTCCTTATCCGCCGAGCGCTCAGCTCGCCTGCTCCATCAGTTGAATGAACCGGTCAAAGAGATATTCCGCATCGTGCGGGCCTGGGGCATACTCGGGATGGTACTGAACCGAAAAGGCCGGGTACTCTTTGTGCCGCATCCCCTCGAGGCTACCGTCGTTGAGATTGATATGGGTCACCTCGACGCTCTCAGGCAGGCTTTTGGGGTCAACGCAGAAACCATGGTTCTGCGAGGTGATCTCCACCTTGCCGGTGAGCAGATCCTTGACCGGCTGGTTGCCGCCGCGATGGCCGAATTTGAGTTTGTAGGTCGTGCCACCGTAGGCCAGACCAAGCATCTGGTGGCCAAGGCAGATACCGAAGATGGGCAGTTTGCCGAGCAGGTGCTGGATGTTTTCGACCACCCCCTTGACGCCGGCGGGATCGCCGGGGCCGTTGGACAGGAAGACACCATCCGGCGAAAGCGCCAAGACCTCTTGGGCGGAGGTGGTCGCCGGCACGACCAGCACGCGGCATCCCTTTTGCGTCAACAGGCGCAACTGATTGTATTTGATACCGAAATCATAGGCAACGACCTTAAACCGACCGTCGGCTGTCTGCGGAAATCCCGTGCCGTTGACCGGTGCGCCTTCCCAGCGATACATGGTCGGGCTGGCAACCCGCTCCACCATGTCGCGTCCAACCAGACCCGACCATTCCCGGGCCCGTCGGACCACCGATTCCGGGTCAAGATCCTCGGTGGTAATCAGCGCCTTCATCGCGCCGGTGGTCCTGATCTTGCGGGTGAGCATGCGGGTATCAAAGCCCTCAACACCCAACACACCGTACTGCTTGAGAAAATCAGCCAGGTTGCCGGTTGCGCGGTGATTGCTCGGCCGATCCTGATATTCACGAACAAGAAAAGCGCGGGGATGCACCCCGGCTGATTCCATGTCCTCCGGGTTGACACCGTAGTTGCCAATGAGCGGATAGGTCATGGTGACCAACTGGCCGGTATAGGAAGGATCGGTCAGGACCTCCTGATACCCGCTCATGCTGGTGTTGAACACTATTTCCCCCACCGCCTCACCGGGGCCGGTAAAGGAACGCGCGGTCATTACCGTGCCGTCTTCAAGTCCGATTAACGCTTTCATAGTCTACCTAAAGAAAAGAACGAGGTTCCGATTCCAGCGCCTGCCCTCACCGGGTGGCCACTGCAACCGTTTGCTGTGTTATGATAAGCATGCACGCTGAGAGCGCCAGTCGACTCAGGCAACTCAACCTCTTTCAGCGTGGTCGTCAGGCCTACTCTCCAAAGCCTGCAGCACAATCGCCATCTGGCGCGCAACCGCACCGCGTTGACTGGCCGCAGTCTCTGCTGCCCGCTGACAGGCAAGCATGTAGGCTTCGGGATGGGAATGGTGGTCACGCATGAGCGTGAGCAGCGCCTGGATGTCAGCCACCTGGAATCCACCGCCGCTGTCCCGGAGCAACGTGGCGGCATCTTTATGATCTTTCACGTGAGGGCCGTAATAGACCGGTCGTCCCCAACGAGCTGCCTCCATTATATTATGTCCGCCGCGATCCACCAGGCTGCCTCCGCAGAAAATAAAATCCGCTGCGCAGTAGAGATCCGCAAGATCTCCGATGGTATCGACCAGGACCACCTCATGGCTGCGGATGGTCTGCGAGAGTTCTGAATAGAGGTGGTAGGCAAAGCCCCGCTGTTGAAGAAGAGTGATCACCGCCGGTATTCGTTCCAAGTGCCGGGGGGCGACCACCCAGATCAGCGGCCACTGCTCCTGCAGGGTCTGCACCAGCGGAGCGAGCAAGGCCTCCTCTCCTTCGTGGGTGGAGCCACAGAGAAAAACAGACTGATCGCCGGTAACACCAAGCCTTCGACGCAGTTGCCGTCGTTTGGCCTCCCCCTGCTCGGCAGGCATGTCGTATTTGAGGTTGCCGCAGACCTCAACCTTGTCCGCTTGCGCACCAAGTGCGAGAAACCGTGTCCGATCATCGGAGCCGATGACACACAGGGTCTGAAACCCGCGAATGAGAGGTGCGAAAAAATCGAAAAGGTGACGGTATCTCTTGACCGATCGCTCCGAAATCCGCCCATTCAAGAGCAGTTTCGGGACATTGGTGCGCCCAAGGGCCGTCAACATCACCGGCCACAACTCGGTCTCGAGGCCGATGTACAATGTCGGCCTAAAAAAATAAAGGGTCCGTCGAACTGCCGGCGGAAAATCAAGGGGTGCGAGCACACAGGGAATGTTTGCTCCCAATCGGGCGGCAGCCATTTTCTGCCCCTGCTCCGTGGTCGAAGAGAGAACGAGCTGTACGGATTTGTCCGCGCCCAGCAAGGCGTTGATCAGGATGAGTGCGGCCTGAACCTCACCGACAGAGGAGGCGTGAATCCAGAGGAGAGGGCGCGATCCATCCGGCTTGATCTCTGGGTCATAGCGCCCGAGTCGTTGACCCAAGCCATAGGCGTATCGACGGCCGAAAATCCCGGCCACTGGCAACAACAGTACCAGGAACGCATAGAGCGCATATCCCAGGGTACTGTAGAGCAGATAGAGCAAGATTGTCTTCGGCCTCCGGATGAGAGTGAGTGTTCAGTGCAAAAATCTACCTATTTAACAAAATGCCCCTTGAGGCGTCAAGCCTCTTGTACAATGGTACCGAATTTTCTTTTCCTCCCCCTGATCCCCTGGGCCGAACAACCAGGCTCGACCGGAAAAAGAGCGGAGCACCGACCGAGGGCAACAGACAGAGGTCCCATTTTCTGTTGACAAGCAGACTCCATCCAAGTAAGCAACCCTGATTCTCACAAGAGGCCTCCCCCTTCTCCGGGAAGCCAACCATGATGGATTTGTCCAATGCCCGGATCTCCGTTTTCCGAGGCCCTGCTCAACAACACCCATCATCAACAACGAACAAAACGTATTATTAGGCGGAGACTTCCATGACCAGGCTGCTTTCGTTACTGCTCCTGTCCGTGCTCCTCTTTTGTTCCGGACAACCAGCGTATAGTATCGATGCCAAATCAAAAAATAACGAAACCGAGGCCAAAATCGCTATGAAAGACGGACTTTATGCCAAGATCGCCACCGCCAAGGGCGATATCCTGCTCAAGCTCTATTCCACCAAAACGCCGCTCACCGTGATCAACTTCGTGGGCCTGGCCGAGGGCACCCTCCAACTGGGGGGAGCAACCCAGCCCCTGGGCCGCCCCTTTTACGATGGCCTGACCTTTCACCGCGTGATCGCCAACTTCATGATCCAGGGTGGTTGCCCGCTGGGCACTGGCACCGGTGGCCCCGGCTACACCTTTCCTGACGAGATCGATCCCAGCCTGCGCCACGACAGCCCCGGGATCCTCTCCATGGCCAATGCCGGCCCCGGCACCAACGGCAGCCAGTTCTTCATCACCCATGTGCCCACCCCGCACCTGGACGGCAAGCACACGGTGTTCGGCAAGGTCGTTGACGGCCAGGACGTGGTCGACAAGATCGACCGCGGCGATGTCATCAAATCGGTGACCATCATTCGCGTCGGCAAAGAGGCCGAGGCCTTCAAAACCGACCAGGCAGCCTTTGATGCGGCGCTGGCCTCCATCAAGGAACGGGAGGCCAAGGTCTTTCAGGAGCAGAAGGAAAAGATCGAAAAGCTCATCAAGGAACAGTGGCCCAAGGCCATTGAAACCAAGTCCGGCCTCTTCTACCAGGTGGAGGAGAAGGGTGAAGGCGAGCCGCCTGCTTCCGGGACAGTGATCAGCGCCCACTACACCGGTCGCCTCCTGGTGGGCAACCGTAAATTCGACAGTTCCTATGACCGCGGCGAACCCATCTCATTTCCGGTGGGCACCGGTCGCGTCATTCGCGGTTGGGACGAGGCCCTGAGCCAGATGACCAAGGGCGAGAAACGCACCCTGATCATCCCGCCGGACCTGGCCTACGGTGAGCGCGGAGCCGGCGGCGTTATTCCGCCCAATGCCTGGCTGGTCTTTGACGTGGAACTGGTCGGTTTCTAACCCTTTCCTTCTTCAAGAAGGATAGTAAAAAAAAAGGCGGGATGTATTCCCGCCTTTTTTCATGCCTCCAATGTCTTGCCTGTGGCAGGCAAAGGTTTCTTCAGTACTTCAAGCCCATTCGCTCCCGCACCATATCCATGGTCATACTCGCCTTGGCCCGTGCCTTCTCCGCCCCCTGCCGCAACACCTGACGCAGATAGTCCGAATTATCGAGCAACTCCTTCTTTTTTGTCCTGGCAGCGGAAAAATGATCGTTGATCAACTCGAACAGATCCTGCTTGAGGTAGCCATAGGCAGCACCACCGTTGACATAGAGATCATGCACCTCAGCCATTTTCTCTTGTGAAGCGAACAGTTTCAACAGCGCGTAGAGATTGCAGGTATCCGGATCCTTGGGCTCCTCCACCGGGGTCGCATCGGTCTGAATGGCCATGATCCGCTTGCGCAGGGGTTTCTCCTCAAGAAAAATCGGAATGGTGTTGTCATAGGATTTGGACATCTTTTGCCCGTCCAATCCCGGCACAATGGCGGTGGACTCGCTGATCAACGGCTCCGGAAGGACAAAGGTCTCGCCAAAGGTGTTATTGAACCGTTGGGCAATATCGCGCGCCACCTCGACGTGCTGTTTCTGATCCTTGCCCACCGGAACCACCTCGGACTGATAGAGGAGAATATCGGCGGCCATCAACACCGGATAGGCAAAAAGGCCGTGACTGGCCGGAATGTTTTTCGCCACCTTGTCCTTGTAGGCGTGGCAGCGCTCAAGCAGGCCCATGGGGGTCAGGGTCGACAGCAGCCAGGAAAGCTCGCACACTTCGGGGACATCGGACTGCACCCAGAAGATGCACTTTTCGGGATCGAGGCCCAGGGCGAGAAAGTCGGCTGCGGCCTCCAGAGTGCCCTTGCTCAAGCGCTCACGGTCCTGGACCGAGGTCAGGGCATGGAGGTCGACGATGAACACATAGAGTTCCGAGTTGTCCATCTGCTGCAGCATGGGCTGCATCATGCCAAAGTAGTTCCCAATATGGAGTTTTCCTGAAGGTTGTATTCCTGAAAGTGTTCGTTTCATAGGTCTCTCTTCTTGTCAACGGGTTGTCTCACGGGCAAACCGCAACGTTATAGCGCAATTCCTCAAAAATTGGCAAAAAAAATGGGAGCGCGGCTTGCCACCGCGCTCCCTCAACGTCGAATTTCGTTACAACTGCTCGAAGACGCCTGGTTATTTGACTTCTTCGAAATCGGCGTCGACAACGTCATCGTCGTCCTTGCCGCCTTTCTTGGCCTGGCCGCCGGCAGCACCGCCGGTCGGGCCTCCATCACCAGGTGCTGCTCCCTGCGCCTTGGCCTGGGCATACATCAACTCGGCCAGTTTATGGGAAGCCTGGGTCAGGGCATCGGTTGCGGCCTTGATCGCTGCTGCGTCCTCACCTTCCATGACCTTTTTCAGATTCTCGATCTCACGCTCGACGTTGGCCTTGGTCTCGGCATCCACCTTGTCGCCGAGTTCGGTCAGGGTCTTGGTGGTCATGTGGATCATGGAGTCGGCATTGTTCTTGGCCTCGACCAGCTCTTTACGTTTCTTGTCTTCCTCGGCATGGAGCTCGGCATCCTTTTTCATCCGCTCGATCTCTTCCTCGGACAAACCGGAGGAGGCGGTGATGCGGATCGACTGCTCTTTGCCGGTCCCCAGATCCTTGGCCGACACATGAAGAATACCGTTGGCATCCAGGTCAAAGGTGACCTCGATCTGCGGAACGCCGCGTGGTGCCGGCGGGATGTCGGCTAATTCGAAGCGACCGATGGTCTTGTTGTTTGCGGCCATCTCACGCTCCCCCTGAAGGACGTGGATGGAGACCGCCGGCTGGCTGTCGGCTGCGGTGGAGAAGACCTGGCTCTTCTTAGTCGGAACGGTGGTGTTCTTCTCGATCAGCTTGGTCATAACTCCGCCCAGGGTCTCGATTCCCAGGGAGAGCGGGGTGACATCGAGGAGGAGGACGTCCTTCACGTCGCCTTTGAGGACACCACCCTGGATCGCGGCACCGATGGCCACGACCTCGTCCGGATTCACGCCCTTGTGCGGATCCTTGCCAAAGATGGCCTTGACCTTCTCCTGCACCTTGGGCATACGAGTCATACCGCCGACCAGGATAACCTCGTCGATCTCGGAGGCGTTTAGGCCTGCATCCTTGAGCGCGGTACGGCAGGGTCCCTCGCAGCGATCGATCAGGTCCTCAACCAGGGCCTCCAATTTCGCCCGACTGAGTTTCACGTTGAGATGTTTGGGACCGGAGGCATCTGCGGTGATGAACGGCAGGTTGATGTCGGTCTCCATAGCCGAGGACAGCTCTTTCTTGGCCTTTTCCGCCTCTTCCTTCAGCCGCTGCAGGGCCATCTTGTCGTTGCGCAGATCAACGCCCTGGTCGCGCTTGAACTCGTCGGCGAGCCAGTTGACGATGCGCATGTCAAAGTCCTCGCCGCCAAGGAAGGTATCGCCGTTGGTCGATTTTACCTCGAAGACGCCGTCGCCGATCTCGAGGATGGAAACGTCGAAGGTACCGCCGCCGAGGTCGAAGACCGCGATTTTTTCCTCACCTTTTTTGTCAAGGCCGTAGGCCAGGGAGGCGGCGGTGGGCTCGTTGATGATACGCTGGACATTGAGGCCGGCAATCTTGCCCGCATCCTTGGTGGCCTGACGCTGGGCATCGTTGAAGTAGGCCGGTACGGTGACAACGGCGTCGGTGACCGACTCGCCCAAATATTCCTCGGCGGTCTGTTTCATCTTGCCAAGGATCATGGCGGAAATTTCCGCTGCGGTGTAGGTCTTGCCGTCAACTTCGACCACTGCATCGCCTCCGGGGCCTTCAACAATGGCAAAGGGGCTGACACCGATCGATTTTGTGACCTCGGGGTCAGTGAACTTGCGGCCGATCAACCGCTTGATGGCGAACAGTGTGCGGGTGGGGTTGGTCACCGCCTGACGCTTGGCAATCTGTCCGACCAGACGCTCGCCGCTGTCGGAAAACGCGACGATGGACGGAGTGGTCCGGTTCCCTTCGGTATTTTCGATAACCTTCGGGTCACCACCCTCCATAATGGCCACACACGAGTTGGTGGTGCCTAAGTCAATTCCAATAATCTTACCCATAATTCGACTCTCCTTCTCTCCTGTATTTACATCCGGCAAAAGCCTAAAAATTTCACAATATCAACTTGTAACAATGTGCTCAAACCGACGCTTGTCAAGCCGCTTTTCCCGGACCACTGGAAACGACCACCTGGGCATGGCGCAGGACGCGATCCTTGAACCGGTACCCCTTGGCAAACTCACGCAGCACATGGTTGGCCGGAATCTCGTCGCTGGATTCCATGGTCAGGGCATCGTGCTCGTCGGGATTGAAGCTCAAGCCAATGGCGTCCAGCGCTTCCACGCCGTACCGCTCCAGGGTGGCCGCCAGTCCCTTTCTCGTCAGCTCGATGCCTTGCAGCATGGATTCAAGTTTTTTGGCGGTGTCCTCGGCATCCGCACTGCCCTGCTCAACGGCCCGATCGAGGTTGTCGATCGTGGGCAGCAGATCGCGGAGAATATTTTCGCCGGCGTATTTAAGCAGCTTGCTTCGCTCGCGCTCCATTCGTTTTTTATAATTTTCGAATTCGGCAGCGACGCGCATCAACTGGTCTTGAGTGGCAGCCAGCTTTTCCTGCAAGGCCTCGGACTCACAAGTCTCAGCGGTCTCCTCCTCTGTAATAGTCTCCACATCGCCCAGGTCTTCGGGGGTCTCTGTTGACTGCTGATCACCGACAGGATCCTGTTTGTTTGTCTCGTCTATCACCTACGCTCTCCTTTGTCTGCTGTTGCGGTTTTTCGTCTGGTTGGGGTGTACGGCGCGGTGAGCACCGACGGCCCTGTCCATGTCACCGTTGATGACAGCCGGGCCGGTCAAATCTGGTGCCAACAATAAGTATGGCAAAATACAGTGTCAAGGGAAGGAAACCGGCTTTTACTGAAGATTAGCCCATGAAAAATCCCAAGAAAAACAACGACAAATGATTATTGCCCACAAAAAAAATCCCCTGCCGCCGGCAAGGCGGGAGGGGATTGGATGCAAACCCTGGAACTGGTTACTCAACAGCAGTGGCCGCAGCCCTGGGACGAGTTGACATAGCGGGTGATACTGTCGGCGATGGTGTTAAAAATCTGCACGAACTCCTCCTCCTCTTTTTCAAGGAGCGTGACCCGGAATCCCTGGAGATCGGTGGCAAAGGAAGACAGCGGCACCACGCAGATGCCGGTGGAGGCCAGCAGATAATAGACGAAACGCTTGTCTGGCTGAATATTGGGTCCGGAAACAAGCCGCTCGATGGTTTCCCGCACCTCGCTGTTCTCGATCGGCAGGCTTTGCTTATGGTTGAGCACCCACTCTTCAAACACCGCACTCATGTAGAAGGCGCCGTTGGCTCGATTGACCAGCAGTCCTTTGACGTTTTTGAGAATATCGTAGGCCAGATTGGAAAATCGCTCGTAGCGTTTGATGCGGCTCTTGAGATGCTCGAGATAGAGCGGATGCGATTTGATCCGGGGCAGAACCATCTGCGGCAGGGTGGTGGAACAGACCTCGAGCATCTTGGCGTTGAGAATGGACTGCACGTAGGTGGCGAACATCGGATCCCGATGCCGGTTGTAGACCTCGATCCAGCCGCAACGAGCCCCCGGCCAGGGCATCTCCTTGGAAATACCCCGCATGCAGATCGCGGGCACCTTGTCGCCGATCACCGTGCACAGGGGTGCGGAGGCGGTGCCGTTGTAGGTCATGTTCTGGTAAATTTCGTCGCAGATGATGAACAGTTCGTTTTTCTCGCAGATCTCGACGAGCGCCCGCATCACGTCCGCCGGATAGACTGCACCGGTGGGGTTGTCCGGGTTGAGCAGGAGAATGCCGGCAACGGCTGGGTTGTACTTGATATGGTTCTCGATATCCTCCAGATCCGGATACCAGAGGTGGTTGGGGTCGAGGATATAGGTGACCGGCTGGGTTCCGGCATGGGCCGCTTCGGCGGAACTGTGGGTGGTGTAGCTGGGGGTGGGCACCAGCACGCGGGCTGTGGGTTTGAGCAGGCCATACACCTTGGAGATGGCATCGCCCAGGCCGTTGAAGAAGATGACGTCCTCGGCATCGATCTGCACGCCGCCACGGCTGTTGGTGCACTGGGCAACAAATCTGCGGGTCTCCAGTAAGCCCTTGGTCGGACTGTAGCCGTAGCTCGCATTTTCGAAGACCGCCTCGGCGACGATCTCCTTCATCCAATCCGGAACCGGCTCGCCCTTGGCAATGGGGTCACCGATGTTCTCCCAGTTGACCTGAACGCCCAGACTCTGCAGCTTTTCACCGACATTGACGATATTGCGGATCTCGTAATTCAGCTCACCCGCGCCGACGTGTAAAATATCCGTACGCATTGCTCTAACTCTATCTTCTTCGCAACCGGCTTGGAAAAACGGGTTCCGCCTGACCGATCTCCCGTCAGGGCACAACCGCGGTTTTTCGCTTGTGGAGCTGTTGCGAGGCTCTCTTCGTTTATGGTTTAAGCGTGGAGTTGTTCCCAGGAACACCAGGCGGCGACTTTTTTCAACCTCCCCCGTAGAAAAAGCCCGCCACAAGAGGAAAAACAAGTTGGGGTATTACCACAGGGGGTAACAGGCGTCAACTGCCCTTTTCAGGGAGGCGGCAGGAGATTGCCGATCTCGGCAGGACCAAGGGGGGCGGAGAAAAAGCTCCCCTGGACCAGATCGCAGCCGACCTCCGCGAGGAAGCGGTGCTGGTCCGGCCGCTCGACCCCGTCGGCCAC
Coding sequences within it:
- a CDS encoding peptidylprolyl isomerase, giving the protein MTRLLSLLLLSVLLFCSGQPAYSIDAKSKNNETEAKIAMKDGLYAKIATAKGDILLKLYSTKTPLTVINFVGLAEGTLQLGGATQPLGRPFYDGLTFHRVIANFMIQGGCPLGTGTGGPGYTFPDEIDPSLRHDSPGILSMANAGPGTNGSQFFITHVPTPHLDGKHTVFGKVVDGQDVVDKIDRGDVIKSVTIIRVGKEAEAFKTDQAAFDAALASIKEREAKVFQEQKEKIEKLIKEQWPKAIETKSGLFYQVEEKGEGEPPASGTVISAHYTGRLLVGNRKFDSSYDRGEPISFPVGTGRVIRGWDEALSQMTKGEKRTLIIPPDLAYGERGAGGVIPPNAWLVFDVELVGF
- the trpS gene encoding tryptophan--tRNA ligase, coding for MKRTLSGIQPSGKLHIGNYFGMMQPMLQQMDNSELYVFIVDLHALTSVQDRERLSKGTLEAAADFLALGLDPEKCIFWVQSDVPEVCELSWLLSTLTPMGLLERCHAYKDKVAKNIPASHGLFAYPVLMAADILLYQSEVVPVGKDQKQHVEVARDIAQRFNNTFGETFVLPEPLISESTAIVPGLDGQKMSKSYDNTIPIFLEEKPLRKRIMAIQTDATPVEEPKDPDTCNLYALLKLFASQEKMAEVHDLYVNGGAAYGYLKQDLFELINDHFSAARTKKKELLDNSDYLRQVLRQGAEKARAKASMTMDMVRERMGLKY
- the carB gene encoding carbamoyl-phosphate synthase large subunit; this encodes MPKRTDIKKILIIGSGPIIISQACEFDYSGAQAVKALKEEGYEVVLINSNPATIMTDPGLADRTYIEPITPECVAKVIERERPDALLPTLGGQTGLNTAIKVAQLGVLEKYGVELLAANIDVIRKAEGREEFRDAMRKIGLKVPESAIVHTIEEAMAAGERIGFPIIVRPSFTLGGTGGGVAYNRAELNKMATAGIDLSMTNEVMLERSLLGWKEYELEVMRDRNDNVVIICSIENVDAMGVHTGDSITVAPAQTLTDREYQEMRDAAIAIIREIGVETGGSNVQFAVNPADGELMVIEMNPRVSRSSALASKATGFPIAKIAAKLAVGYTLDEIKNDITRETYASFEPTIDYCVVKIPRWTFEKFPEAEDILTTAMKSVGETMAIGRTFKEAFQKGMRSLEIGRMGFGFDGKVDLSEMHQDDLERGLTRPNSKRINHIFEALRRGISIERIYELCQIDPWFLHNFKQLVDKGEEIRSRGFVGLNKEFLYEVKQFGFSDVQLAHLTGTSEDDIRSLRINLGLEPAYKLVDTCAAEFESYTPYYYSTYEQEDESSRSDRKKIMILGGGPNRIGQGIEFDYCCVHASFALHEIGVESIMVNSNPETVSTDYDTSDKLYFEPLTREDVLNIIEREKPDGVIVQFGGQTPLNLAVPLSLAGVPIVGTPPDAIDRAEDRKRFQQFLQKLGLRQPANGTAHNLEEALAVAREIGFPVVMRPSYVLGGRDMRIVYNEQGIRDFMAIPGMSGGEHPVLLDQFLKDAIEVDVDAVCDGTMTVLGGIMEHIEEAGIHSGDSACVLPPHTLPANMIEEITEATKAMAMELGVIGLMNVQFAVQGSTLFVLEVNPRASRTVPFVSKATGVPLAKIATKVMLGMSLEALGFTKEKTLPHWAVKEAVFPFDRFQNVDTLLGPEMKSTGEVMGIDDDLGLALAKSQMASNIQVPQKGTAFISVRHGDKDAVVPVVRRLEALGFTIIATKGTAAKLKESGIACSEVNKISQGRPHILDKIQDNEVQWILNTSAGNRTTEDSYIIRRAALDYHIPYTTTITGGLATVLAMESLGNKEVGVKTIQEFAKNID
- a CDS encoding 3-deoxy-D-manno-octulosonic acid transferase — encoded protein: MLYLLYSTLGYALYAFLVLLLPVAGIFGRRYAYGLGQRLGRYDPEIKPDGSRPLLWIHASSVGEVQAALILINALLGADKSVQLVLSSTTEQGQKMAAARLGANIPCVLAPLDFPPAVRRTLYFFRPTLYIGLETELWPVMLTALGRTNVPKLLLNGRISERSVKRYRHLFDFFAPLIRGFQTLCVIGSDDRTRFLALGAQADKVEVCGNLKYDMPAEQGEAKRRQLRRRLGVTGDQSVFLCGSTHEGEEALLAPLVQTLQEQWPLIWVVAPRHLERIPAVITLLQQRGFAYHLYSELSQTIRSHEVVLVDTIGDLADLYCAADFIFCGGSLVDRGGHNIMEAARWGRPVYYGPHVKDHKDAATLLRDSGGGFQVADIQALLTLMRDHHSHPEAYMLACQRAAETAASQRGAVARQMAIVLQALESRPDDHAERG
- the grpE gene encoding nucleotide exchange factor GrpE is translated as MIDETNKQDPVGDQQSTETPEDLGDVETITEEETAETCESEALQEKLAATQDQLMRVAAEFENYKKRMERERSKLLKYAGENILRDLLPTIDNLDRAVEQGSADAEDTAKKLESMLQGIELTRKGLAATLERYGVEALDAIGLSFNPDEHDALTMESSDEIPANHVLREFAKGYRFKDRVLRHAQVVVSSGPGKAA
- the dnaK gene encoding molecular chaperone DnaK, coding for MGKIIGIDLGTTNSCVAIMEGGDPKVIENTEGNRTTPSIVAFSDSGERLVGQIAKRQAVTNPTRTLFAIKRLIGRKFTDPEVTKSIGVSPFAIVEGPGGDAVVEVDGKTYTAAEISAMILGKMKQTAEEYLGESVTDAVVTVPAYFNDAQRQATKDAGKIAGLNVQRIINEPTAASLAYGLDKKGEEKIAVFDLGGGTFDVSILEIGDGVFEVKSTNGDTFLGGEDFDMRIVNWLADEFKRDQGVDLRNDKMALQRLKEEAEKAKKELSSAMETDINLPFITADASGPKHLNVKLSRAKLEALVEDLIDRCEGPCRTALKDAGLNASEIDEVILVGGMTRMPKVQEKVKAIFGKDPHKGVNPDEVVAIGAAIQGGVLKGDVKDVLLLDVTPLSLGIETLGGVMTKLIEKNTTVPTKKSQVFSTAADSQPAVSIHVLQGEREMAANNKTIGRFELADIPPAPRGVPQIEVTFDLDANGILHVSAKDLGTGKEQSIRITASSGLSEEEIERMKKDAELHAEEDKKRKELVEAKNNADSMIHMTTKTLTELGDKVDAETKANVEREIENLKKVMEGEDAAAIKAATDALTQASHKLAELMYAQAKAQGAAPGDGGPTGGAAGGQAKKGGKDDDDVVDADFEEVK
- the carA gene encoding glutamine-hydrolyzing carbamoyl-phosphate synthase small subunit translates to MKALIGLEDGTVMTARSFTGPGEAVGEIVFNTSMSGYQEVLTDPSYTGQLVTMTYPLIGNYGVNPEDMESAGVHPRAFLVREYQDRPSNHRATGNLADFLKQYGVLGVEGFDTRMLTRKIRTTGAMKALITTEDLDPESVVRRAREWSGLVGRDMVERVASPTMYRWEGAPVNGTGFPQTADGRFKVVAYDFGIKYNQLRLLTQKGCRVLVVPATTSAQEVLALSPDGVFLSNGPGDPAGVKGVVENIQHLLGKLPIFGICLGHQMLGLAYGGTTYKLKFGHRGGNQPVKDLLTGKVEITSQNHGFCVDPKSLPESVEVTHINLNDGSLEGMRHKEYPAFSVQYHPEYAPGPHDAEYLFDRFIQLMEQAS